The DNA segment CTTCAAGCGGAGCGGTCATACCTACCGATTCAGAAATAAAACCGGTTTCACTACGCTCACTATCACCCTCCAGCTCTATGCTTTCCCATTCGATGGTTTCACCATCATCATCAGAAACATTGACCTCAACAGGCTTAGCCAGTTCTTCATCTTGGAAGGCGATAGCGCTGTTATCAGCATCTGCAGTTATCCACGCTTCACCAACTTGGCTGTCTGAGGCTTGATTCGCGAATGATGTAGCTTCGTAAGTTTCAGTAATTTGCTCAACTGATCCGCTTTCGACAGCCTGAGTATCAAACTCGACTATCGACTCTGCAGAATTTGTTTCCGTTACCTCTGCCGAAGCAGCCGGAACTTGATTAAATGTAGAAGACTCACTCTCTGATAAAGCCAATTTATCTGCTTCTGAAGAGTCAGACGCTTCAAATTCAAGTGGTTCAAATTCTACGGTGTTAACCGCAACGCTCTCGTCTTGCTGAGAAGAAATTTCCGAAACATCAGCTTCTTGAACTGTTGAAACTTGATCCTGATTCTCGGTTTCAAACTCGATATTTACCGCATCAGGCTCATCACTCTGCTCAAGCTTGCCTTCATTTGAAGAAATCTCTGCAATCTCAACCACTTCAACAGATTGAGCTGTATCCTCAACAGGCGTAAATTCAACTGCTACATGTTGGTACTCGTTTTCGGGCTCAGGCTCGTAAACACTTTCGGTTGATTCAATAGCATCCCAATTAGCATTTTCACGCTTCTGGGTTTCTTCATCTTGAGTTAATGCGCCGGATACGATACCGTCTTGGGCACGGTCAATCGAACCTAAATCCAAGCTGAAATTGTTTTCAGATTTATCCGCAGGAATAGTTTCGGTTTCGGTAAAGAAAATCTCATCGTCAAAGTCATCTTCTACATCCAAACCTTCTTCAGCAGTTTTAGCTTGTGTTGCTGCGGCAACAGTAGCAGCCGCAGCGCCCGAAACAGCCCCGGGATGCGGCAAGGAAGATTCTGAAGGTTTAACAACTGTAGAAGATGCAGACGAATTCAGATTTTGAGCGTGAAGATGGGTTTCTTCTGCTGCTTCCTTCAAAAGAATCTGATCATTTTCATCTGCCTGTTCAACATGATCTTTCTTTTTGGCAGCCAATCTGAGAAGCAGCCACAACGCAATTGCACCCAAACCGGCAAGAAGAAGCCAACGCCACCAGCCACTATTTTCAGTTTCTGCAACAGCAGGTTTAGTTGAGGGCACTGCTTCAGATTTAGGCGTATTTTCTGTGGCAACAGCTGCAGGAGCGGACGCTTTTTCTTCTTCTGCCTTGGTTACAACAGGCTCAGATGCAGCAGGAGTAACACTGGCAGTTGTTTGGGATTCAGATGTTTTTTCGGCCTCGCCAGGCGCCCCAACCGACACAGCCGGTTGTGAAGCCTGCGCTGTTTGAGCAGGGGTTTCAACAACTGTTTCTTCTGTTTTCTTAACTGCAGCAACACCTTGTTTTGAAAGGTTTCTAAGCTCCGCCGCAGAAGGAATACTTAACGTGCTTCCGGCAATAACGATATCAGGATTGTTATCGGGAAAAACTTTCGGGTTGGCCAAAACCAAAGCGTTAATGGTTTCAGATAAAGTCAGACCTTGAGGACGCACTTTTTCAGCGATGAATGTTAATGTTTCACCATGGCGGACTTTATAATTGCCTTCAAGAGGAACAAATGATTTTTGTTCGGCGGAAGCTGCATCGCGATTTCTCTCGACTTTGGCGTAAGCATTGGATTTTTTATTTTCTTTTCTCTTAGCCTGGTCTTGAGCTTGCTTGATACTCGGTTTTTGTTGTGCCGAACGCGGAGATACGGTACGTTCGCTTGCCGATTGGTCGACAGCGGCGGATCTGTTTTCACCCTGAGATGCTGCCGCACTTCCTGCTGCATAGTCGGCAGGATCGATAATAGCGGTGTATTGACGCGATTGCGAACCGACACCTACTTGGAAAACCAAAACAGGATCGTTTATCGGGGTATTGGAACGGATGTTGATGACGGCTTTATCGCCGGACTTTCTGACGCTGGTGCGCAAATTACTGTCTGAAAGCGATGCATTCCCGCCGTTAAGCAGAACTTTAGTTCTTCCCCTGTAACCGTTACCGTGCCGGAGAACGGCTCGCCCAAATTCGATTGAACATTCAAGCCGCCCAAGCCGCCAACTGCAGATAATGATGTCGTTAAGGCCAAAGAAGCAGCAATCAGTTTGATTCTATGATTGTTTTTCAAATTATTATCCCCTGTTCGAGTTGGCAGCCTGACTGCCTGACTGTATATAATCAGCATGATATATGCTGACTGCCTACTCTGCCAAGTAAATTTGCTAATTTATGTAAACGATAAGCTGGCAATTGCAACTTTATAACCACTCTTTGATTTACTTTAAAGTAAATCCGACAATCGGCCTTTTTTTCAGACGGCCTGACGTGCCTTGTTAGCATTGACATAAGTAATGCAAAAGAGTTCATCTACCTGTATGATTGTGAAATTCTCACGGTTTGATTCATTTTATCCTGCACAAAGATGAAGATTTTAAACGATTTCATTGCCATTATTCTGTTTTTCGTTATTTATACGACTACTAAAAATATTATTTGGGCAACAGCCGTTGCACTGATGGTTGGCATTATTCAGGCAGCCGTAACGTGGTTGAAGCACAAAAAACTCGATACGATGCAGAAAGTTAATTTGGGGTTGATTGTGGTGTTCGGCGGGGCAACCATCTTATTGCGCGATCCCCGTTTCATTATGTGGAAACCCACACTGCTGTTTTGGTTTGGCGCCGCGGCCTTAGCTGTTAGCCATATCATGAAAAAAAACGGTTTGAAGGCCATGATGGGCAAAGAATTGAAGTTGGATGACCGTATTTGGGGCAACCTGACGATTGCTTGGGTGGTCTTTTTAATCTTTATGGGTGCAGCCAATCTGGTAGTGGCC comes from the Neisseria dumasiana genome and includes:
- a CDS encoding septation protein A; translation: MKILNDFIAIILFFVIYTTTKNIIWATAVALMVGIIQAAVTWLKHKKLDTMQKVNLGLIVVFGGATILLRDPRFIMWKPTLLFWFGAAALAVSHIMKKNGLKAMMGKELKLDDRIWGNLTIAWVVFLIFMGAANLVVAHNFSEQQWVNYKLFGTLGLMMAFALGQGVYLSKHLPKES
- a CDS encoding FimV/HubP family polar landmark protein, which gives rise to MRTSVRKSGDKAVINIRSNTPINDPVLVFQVGVGSQSRQYTAIIDPADYAAGSAAASQGENRSAAVDQSASERTVSPRSAQQKPSIKQAQDQAKRKENKKSNAYAKVERNRDAASAEQKSFVPLEGNYKVRHGETLTFIAEKVRPQGLTLSETINALVLANPKVFPDNNPDIVIAGSTLSIPSAAELRNLSKQGVAAVKKTEETVVETPAQTAQASQPAVSVGAPGEAEKTSESQTTASVTPAASEPVVTKAEEEKASAPAAVATENTPKSEAVPSTKPAVAETENSGWWRWLLLAGLGAIALWLLLRLAAKKKDHVEQADENDQILLKEAAEETHLHAQNLNSSASSTVVKPSESSLPHPGAVSGAAAATVAAATQAKTAEEGLDVEDDFDDEIFFTETETIPADKSENNFSLDLGSIDRAQDGIVSGALTQDEETQKRENANWDAIESTESVYEPEPENEYQHVAVEFTPVEDTAQSVEVVEIAEISSNEGKLEQSDEPDAVNIEFETENQDQVSTVQEADVSEISSQQDESVAVNTVEFEPLEFEASDSSEADKLALSESESSTFNQVPAASAEVTETNSAESIVEFDTQAVESGSVEQITETYEATSFANQASDSQVGEAWITADADNSAIAFQDEELAKPVEVNVSDDDGETIEWESIELEGDSERSETGFISESVGMTAPLEAKYELAQMYVEIGDPDAARETLQELLEEANGSILEKTEAMLAELNK